In Drosophila teissieri strain GT53w chromosome 2R, Prin_Dtei_1.1, whole genome shotgun sequence, the following proteins share a genomic window:
- the LOC122614668 gene encoding SET domain-containing protein SmydA-8, whose product MNPCHVCEEPTKNKCSNCNQVSYCSVQHQKQDWKTHKPSCHPFKIAHNEQLGRHLVATRTIKPYEIVLKEAPLVRGPAQISAPVCLGCLNGIEAEDHIECEKCGWPLCGPECKSLDEHKAECRLTKDRDQKVNVQEFGGPHPLYTCLSTVRCLLIGETSPEKASKFQELESLESTRRGSNQWKADLVSIGQFIPKFFKTQKFSEDEIMKAVGALQINGHEVPTTDPSHVAVFYTASFTENSCLPNLAKSFNKNGHCILWAPREIKKNTHLSICYSDAVWGTADRQRHLMQTKLFRCACERCVDVTELDTNYSAIKCEDRQCGGLMLPTKADDWNGSWRCRECHKQVQKHYVERILERAGKDIQSMEKNVENGLKYLKHYEKWLPPQHFHMSEIKILLVQLLAKDQKELMVIPDDKLLLKLNYARELVELYEKLTPCEVRTLGTLCFELHSAIAEQTRRVALETSLSPKDRLEESLFYVDKCVNYLQYESDIFIEGHMLKQAKINRDALRMVIRI is encoded by the exons ATGAATCCCTGCCATGTGTGCGAAGAGCCGACGAAGAACAAGTGCTCCAACTGTAACCAGGTCTCCTACTGCAGCGTCCAGCACCAGAAGCAGGACTGGAAAACGCACAAGCCCAGCTGTCATCCATTCAAG ATCGCCCACAATGAGCAACTGGGCCGGCATCTGGTGGCCACTCGCACCATCAAACCCTACGAGATAGTCCTCAAGGAGGCGCCACTGGTCCGGGGACCAGCGCAGATCTCCGCGCCAGTTTGCCTGGGCTGTTTGAACGGCATCGAGGCGGAGGATCACATCGAGTGCGAAAAGTGCGGATGGCCTCTGTGCGGACCGGAGTGCAAGTCCCTGGATGAGCACAAGGCGGAGTGCCGCCTCACCAAGGATCGGGATCAGAAGGTTAATGTCCAGGAGTTCGGTGGACCACATCCCCTCTACACGTGTTTGAGCACCGTACGGTGCCTACTGATTGGCGAAACTAGTCCGGAGAAGGCCAGCAAGTTCCAGGAGCTGGAGTCACTGGAGTCCACCAGAAGGGGGTCCAACCAATGGAAGGCGGATCTGGTCAGCATTGGACAGTTTATTCCAAA GTTCTTTAAAACCCAGAAGTTCAGCGAGGACGAGATTATGAAAGCAGTGGGTGCTCTGCAAATAAATGGGCACGAGGTGCCCACCACTGATCCTTCCCATGTAGCGGTCTTCTATACTGCCTCCTTCACGGAGAACTCCTGCCTGCCCAATCTGGCCAAGAGCTTCAACAAGAACGGGCACTGCATCCTCTGGGCACCGCGTGAGATCAAGAAGAACACCCACCTGAGTATCTGCTACTCGGACGCCGTGTGGGGCACCGCCGATCGCCAGCGCCATCTGATGCAAACCAAGCTGTTTAGGTGCGCCTGCGAAAGATGTGTGGATGTCACCGAGCTGGACACCAACTACAGCGCTATCAAGTGCGAGGATCGCCAGTGCGGTGGACTGATGCTGCCCACCAAGGCGGACGACTGGAACGGAAGTTGGCG TTGTCGCGAGTGCCACAAGCAGGTGCAGAAACACTACGTTGAGCGGATTTTGGAACGGGCTGGCAAAGACATCCAGAGCATGGAGAAAAACGTTGAAAATGGATTGAA ATACCTAAAGCACTACGAAAAGTGGCTGCCGCCGCAACATTTTCACATGAGTGAGATTAAAATCCTGCTCGTTCAGCTTCTGGCCAAGGATCAGAAGGAGCTAATGGTGATTCCAGACGACAagctgctgctgaagctgaATTACGCCAGGGAACTTGTTGAGTTGTACGAGAAACTGACGCCGT GCGAAGTTCGCACGCTCGGCACGCTTTGCTTCGAGTTGCACTCGGCTATTGCCGAGCAGACTCGTCGTGTAGCCCTTGAAACGAGCCTGTCGCCCAAGGATCGACTGGAGGAGTCCTTGTTCTATGTGGACAAGTGCGTCAACTACCTGCAATACGAGTCGGACATCTTCATCGAGGGTCACATGCTCAAGCAGGCCAAGATCAACCGCGATGCCCTTCGCATGGTCATCAGGATCTAG